GGCCATGAGTGCTAAATGAAACCGCATTGCAGTACCGCTGGTGTCTTACAGGAAACGAGAACGACTCCTGCGAGTCGTCGCCCTCGCGCATGCGCAGGATCGTTGCATCGCCGGACGACTGCCCTACCGCGACTAGAGACTCGTCGAAGGGCGACCAGTCGAAGGCCCGGAATACGGGGACCTTGGAGTGTGTTGAGAGGACTTCATGGTCTAGGATTTGGCTGGTCTTGTCGAAGGAGGTGACTTTGCACAAGCGGAATGCTTTGCCTGATACGTCGACGGACAGGAAGCGCTGCTCTgctttggtggaggatggggaCCAGCGGATGGCTCTGTCCATTTTTGCTCTTCGTTTCTTTCCAATGAGCTTAAATCTCGTCTAGTCGTGGTCCTTGGGAGAAGCACTCCGTATCAGACCCATTCGAATTGCTGGTATTGCCCGGGTTCTGGGCGCGGAATCAAGCAGTGACGCGCATGTTGCAATTGCGATCTATGCAAGGCACGGCAGAAGCACTACGAAGACTGGTACAATTGTGCACTGCTTACAGCAAGCTGACTGACAAGCGATATGTTGAACTCGAACGTGCAATTAGATATATGAAGCTCAGCCAACGTCGGGCTCCGAACGTGAGAGCGGGCGAGTGATCGTCGACCCAGTCAGTCCCCATTAATTCCAATCTCCGCTCCGCTCTCTCGGCCCGACTATGTTCCACGCTTTTTTTGTCGAGACCATTTTCTCATGCAGTCAAGCAAGCAATTCTTCTAGTTATACAATTCGAAAGATCCCAAAACTTTCTAGTGTTGAACCGATATTGCGCCAAATACCAACCCTCTTCCAAGAGCAAACACACCCACCAAGCAAAATGCCCAAAGACTTCGATCCCAAACACCCCAAGCGCAAAACGCCCTACTCAAAGCAAAAACCCAAaacctcccaatcccaagAGCGTGAAGAAAAACAATACCCCTCCGTGAACGACCTCAAACGCCGCATCCGCGATGTCAAGCGCCTTCTCGCAAAAACCGATCTCCCCGCCGATAAGCGCATCATCCAGGAACGTGCGCTATCCGGCTATGAGAAGGAATTGGCGGATGAGGAGAGAAGGCGCGAGCGGTCGAGGATGATTAAGAAATATCATTTTGTTCGGTTTTTGGGTAAGAAATTTCCCACaatctctccctccctcccctctttctctttctctttttttctaaaaaaaaaacaaaaacaaaaataacCATGTTATATGTGATGCTAATTTCCGTTCACTACAGACCGCAAAACAGCCACGAAGGAAGTCAACAAACTTACACGGAAACGCGATGAGCTAGCGAAACCCACAGATGAAAGTATCGACGAGGgaacgagaaagaagaagctcgagaaACTCGATGCGCGACTGCACATTGCTAGAGTGAACTTGAATTATACCATCTATTACCCGCTCACGGAGAAGTATATTTCGATTTacgcggagaagaagaagagtaagGGGGAAAAGGGTGGGCAAGATGAGGACGGAGATCAggatatggaagaagaagaagagcaagagagACAGGGTGAGGATGGGTTGAGCGCTAGTGCTACGGCAGAGAAGCTCGCTATGTGGCGGACTGTTGAGAAGTGTATGGAGGGTGGGactcttgatcttcttcgggaGGGACAGCTTGGGTTGAATGGCGAAAAGGAATCTGCAGAGAAGAACAAGGCGGAGAGTTCTAAGAAAAGTGCTGGTGAGAAGAAGGCTAATACTAAAGAGAAGGCGGATGTCAAGGCGAGCAAAACCAAAACCCGCCAAGGGAAAAGCACGAAACACAGTGGCCCGGCACCGGCTGATGAGGGTGATGAGAGCGATGGTG
This genomic interval from Aspergillus puulaauensis MK2 DNA, chromosome 7, nearly complete sequence contains the following:
- the EFG1 gene encoding Efg1 domain-containing protein (BUSCO:EOG09264UKL;~COG:S;~EggNog:ENOG410PSH4;~InterPro:IPR019310;~PFAM:PF10153;~go_process: GO:0006364 - rRNA processing [Evidence IEA]) — translated: MPKDFDPKHPKRKTPYSKQKPKTSQSQEREEKQYPSVNDLKRRIRDVKRLLAKTDLPADKRIIQERALSGYEKELADEERRRERSRMIKKYHFVRFLDRKTATKEVNKLTRKRDELAKPTDESIDEGTRKKKLEKLDARLHIARVNLNYTIYYPLTEKYISIYAEKKKSKGEKGGQDEDGDQDMEEEEEQERQGEDGLSASATAEKLAMWRTVEKCMEGGTLDLLREGQLGLNGEKESAEKNKAESSKKSAGEKKANTKEKADVKASKTKTRQGKSTKHSGPAPADEGDESDGGFFEM